A single region of the Asterias amurensis chromosome 19, ASM3211899v1 genome encodes:
- the LOC139951642 gene encoding uncharacterized protein yields the protein MMFQFLAGFVSLFDRSFTTKMMSLLMMLSTVVLLSSQVSALECHTCADLSRHTGQSSLECEASYLKNHTSELLQGCAVPPSGFTTRCTKFGGEAKHKKTAGSSVLVDGVSRGCGLFKESSIPENKCYFGEEANPWLPYLVSSSDGATVNGVICFCEGSGCNGVAFLKPLSWLSLSALTVMCVFLR from the exons ATGATGTTCCAGTTTTTAGCGGGATTCGTTTCTCTTTTTGATAG GTCATTCACTACAAAAATGATGTCACTTCTAATGATGCTCTCCACAGTTGTTCTTCTTTCTTCACAAG TTTCTGCTCTGGAGTGCCACACATGTGCCGATCTTTCTCGTCACACTGGACAATCATCCTTAGAATGTGAAGCATCTTACCTTAAGAACCACACCAGCGAGCTCTTACAAGGATGTGCAGTCCCTCCCTCTGGATTCACGACCCGCTGTACTAAATTTGGTGGCGAGgctaaacacaaaaaaacagctg GATCAAGTGTATTAGTGGATGGTGTCTCCAGGGGATGTGGACTATTCAAGGAGTCCTCTATACcagaaaacaaatgttattttgGAGAAGAGGCTAATCCCTGGCTGCCTTATCTAGTATCCAGCTCAGATGGTGCTACGGTCAATGGAGTAATCTGCTTCTGTGAGGGCTCTGGCTGTAATGGTGTAGCCTTCCTCAAGCCGCTTTCATGGTTGTCCCTAAGTGCACTCACTGTGATGTGTGTATTCCTAAGGTAG